The following proteins are co-located in the Myroides profundi genome:
- a CDS encoding HU family DNA-binding protein, whose amino-acid sequence MTKADIVAKISEKLGLEKGEVQATVESFMEEVKGSLEAGENVYLRGFGSFIIKTRAEKTGRNISKNTTIRIPAHNIPAFKPAKVFVEGVKSNTEVKVK is encoded by the coding sequence ATGACGAAAGCAGACATTGTAGCTAAAATTTCAGAAAAATTAGGGCTTGAGAAAGGTGAAGTACAGGCAACAGTAGAATCTTTTATGGAAGAAGTAAAAGGATCTTTAGAAGCTGGTGAAAATGTTTATTTAAGAGGTTTCGGTAGTTTTATTATTAAAACTAGAGCTGAGAAAACAGGAAGAAACATCTCTAAAAACACGACTATCAGAATCCCTGCACACAATATCCCAGCATTCAAACCAGCTAAGGTGTTTGTAGAAGGCGTAAAGTCAAACACAGAAGTAAAAGTAAAATAA
- a CDS encoding M16 family metallopeptidase, producing MKKSLLVLGSLFFGISALAQKVEFEQYTLDNGLHVILHQDKSAPVVVTSVMYHVGAKDENPDRTGFAHFFEHLLFEGTKNIERGEWFKIVTANGGNNNANTSDDRTYYYEVFPSNNLELGLWMESERLMHPIINQIGVTTQNEVVKEEKRLRVDNQPYGQLFSEVKKNLFVKHPYRWAPIGSMEHLDASTLEEFLAFNKKFYLPNNAVLVVAGDFEKDQAKTWIKQYFGPIAKGTPVVKNKFEEDPITKEIHAEFQDPNIQLPMLIEAYRTPSMKTRDARVLDMISSILSGGKSSRLYKKVVDQKKMALEMSSFNLSQEDYGIYFIYGIPMQGFASADLIKEIDEEIEKLQTELISERDFQKLQNVFEKQYVDSNFNVEGLAENLASYYLLYGDVNLINTNIDIYRSITREEIRDVAKKYLNKNQRLILDYIPTKKANN from the coding sequence ATGAAAAAATCTTTATTGGTTCTAGGCTCATTATTCTTCGGAATATCTGCCTTAGCTCAAAAAGTGGAATTCGAGCAGTACACTTTAGATAACGGATTACACGTTATCTTACATCAAGACAAATCAGCTCCTGTAGTAGTGACATCAGTGATGTACCACGTAGGGGCTAAAGATGAGAACCCTGATAGAACAGGATTTGCTCACTTCTTTGAACACTTATTGTTTGAAGGAACGAAGAATATCGAGCGCGGTGAGTGGTTTAAGATAGTAACTGCTAATGGAGGTAATAATAATGCTAATACTTCTGATGACCGTACTTATTATTATGAAGTATTCCCTTCTAATAATTTAGAGCTTGGACTTTGGATGGAGTCTGAGCGTCTGATGCACCCTATTATTAATCAGATAGGAGTAACTACTCAGAATGAAGTAGTAAAAGAAGAAAAGAGACTACGTGTAGATAATCAGCCTTATGGTCAATTATTCTCAGAAGTGAAGAAAAATCTATTCGTTAAGCATCCTTATCGTTGGGCACCTATTGGTTCTATGGAACATTTAGATGCATCTACATTAGAGGAGTTCTTAGCTTTTAATAAGAAGTTTTATTTACCAAATAACGCTGTTTTAGTTGTAGCTGGTGATTTTGAGAAAGATCAAGCTAAGACGTGGATCAAACAGTATTTTGGACCTATCGCTAAAGGAACTCCAGTTGTAAAAAACAAATTTGAGGAAGATCCTATTACAAAAGAAATTCACGCTGAGTTTCAGGACCCGAATATTCAATTGCCAATGTTGATTGAAGCTTATCGTACGCCTTCTATGAAGACTCGTGATGCTCGTGTATTAGATATGATTTCTTCTATTTTATCAGGAGGAAAAAGCTCTAGATTGTATAAAAAAGTAGTTGACCAGAAGAAGATGGCTTTAGAAATGTCTTCATTTAACTTAAGTCAAGAAGACTATGGAATCTACTTCATTTATGGTATTCCGATGCAAGGTTTTGCTTCGGCTGATTTAATTAAAGAAATTGATGAAGAAATCGAGAAATTACAGACTGAGTTAATTTCAGAACGCGACTTCCAGAAACTTCAGAACGTTTTCGAAAAGCAATATGTTGATTCTAACTTTAATGTAGAAGGATTAGCTGAGAATCTTGCTTCTTATTACCTATTGTACGGTGATGTTAATCTAATTAATACGAATATAGATATCTATAGAAGTATCACTAGAGAAGAGATTCGCGATGTAGCTAAAAAATACCTAAATAAAAATCAAAGGTTAATTTTGGATTATATCCCTACAAAGAAAGCTAATAACTAA
- the dgt gene encoding dGTP triphosphohydrolase — protein MMKWEKLLSLKKYGDTFVRNRLDELETRIGFEVDYDRIIFSSPFRSLQDKTQVIPLSKTNFVHTRLTHSLEVSVVGRSLGRIVGSSLLNKYTYLAEEYGYTVNDFGAIVAAASLAHDIGNPPFGHSGERAIGDFFKRGLGAKYRDQVTDKEWQDLIDFEGNANGFAILTKSRPGMAGGLRISYATLGAFMKYPKESLPKKLTRDISDKKYGFFQEDKEAFIDVANELGLISKDDRTEAAYFRHPLAFLVEAADDICYTITDFEDGINLGWIPEEHALEFLIKIVQNSINPQTYAQLASKEDRVSYLRALAIGSLIQDVCRVFLENEDKILAGEYPYALTEKCSYIAQMKDILSVSINKVYQSREVIEKEIVGYKVINALLEAFTSAVNNVYYGEESQYDLLIMSLLPDKYRIESDSVYIRLMNICHFISMLTDGKALELYNMIKGNDK, from the coding sequence ATGATGAAATGGGAAAAGTTACTATCACTAAAGAAGTATGGTGACACTTTTGTTAGAAATAGATTAGATGAACTAGAGACTCGTATCGGGTTTGAGGTGGACTATGATAGAATCATCTTTTCATCACCATTTAGAAGTTTACAAGATAAAACACAAGTAATCCCTCTGTCTAAGACGAACTTCGTTCACACTAGATTGACACATAGTTTAGAAGTGTCTGTAGTAGGGCGTTCATTGGGACGAATAGTAGGTTCTAGTCTTTTAAATAAATATACTTATTTAGCAGAAGAATATGGATATACAGTAAATGACTTCGGGGCTATAGTAGCAGCGGCTTCATTAGCACACGATATCGGTAATCCTCCATTTGGGCACTCAGGTGAACGCGCGATAGGTGACTTCTTTAAACGAGGACTAGGAGCTAAGTATAGAGATCAGGTAACAGATAAGGAATGGCAAGACTTGATAGACTTTGAAGGTAATGCAAATGGTTTTGCTATACTGACGAAGAGTCGTCCTGGTATGGCAGGTGGCTTGAGAATCTCTTATGCTACACTAGGAGCTTTTATGAAGTATCCTAAAGAGAGTTTGCCTAAGAAATTGACTAGAGATATCTCAGATAAGAAATATGGCTTCTTTCAAGAGGATAAAGAGGCATTTATTGATGTAGCCAATGAGTTAGGTCTTATATCTAAAGATGATCGTACTGAAGCAGCTTATTTTAGACACCCTTTGGCTTTCTTGGTTGAAGCAGCAGATGATATATGTTATACTATTACTGACTTCGAAGATGGTATTAATCTTGGATGGATACCAGAAGAGCACGCTCTAGAGTTTTTAATCAAGATCGTTCAGAATAGTATAAATCCACAGACTTATGCTCAGTTAGCTTCTAAAGAGGATAGAGTAAGTTATTTAAGAGCCTTAGCGATAGGGAGTTTGATCCAGGATGTATGTAGAGTATTTTTAGAGAATGAAGATAAAATACTAGCTGGTGAATATCCTTATGCCTTAACGGAGAAGTGTAGTTATATCGCTCAGATGAAAGATATTCTTTCTGTGAGTATTAATAAAGTATACCAGAGCCGTGAAGTTATAGAAAAAGAAATAGTAGGATATAAAGTGATCAATGCTTTATTAGAAGCGTTTACTTCTGCTGTTAATAATGTGTATTATGGAGAGGAGAGTCAGTATGATCTATTGATTATGTCTCTATTACCAGATAAGTATAGAATAGAGAGTGATAGTGTGTATATACGCTTAATGAATATATGTCACTTTATCTCTATGCTGACTGACGGTAAGGCTTTAGAGTTATATAATATGATAAAGGGAAACGATAAATAA
- the mutY gene encoding A/G-specific adenine glycosylase yields MRSILFTMIFSNKLITWYLENKRFLPWRETKNPYAIWLSEIILQQTRVAQGLPYFEAFLTTYPTVKDLADAPEDDVMRLWQGLGYYSRARNLHATAKKVAYELNGVFPPNYKELLTLKGVGEYTAAAIASIAYDEVVPVVDGNVFRVLSRVYGITSDISTNTTKKEFQALAATLIPQHDPATFNQAIMDFGAIQCTPKSPDCPSCPFIKECVAYQTNQVAVLPIKLSKVKVKKRYLDFIIFIDKDGNTHIEQRTAKDIWQQLYQFPVFDSFTHHVEDIDSALRERYDTLYIKEIKELTTDAIIHQLSHQKLHIKFWCVQIEATPSVQTRWEDLNKFGFPIVIHNFITSLDLKTLIS; encoded by the coding sequence TTGCGTTCAATACTTTTTACAATGATTTTTTCTAATAAACTCATTACTTGGTACTTAGAAAACAAACGTTTTTTACCATGGAGAGAAACTAAAAACCCTTACGCCATTTGGTTATCAGAAATAATACTGCAACAAACGCGAGTAGCGCAAGGTTTACCCTATTTTGAAGCCTTTTTAACCACTTATCCTACTGTAAAAGATTTAGCAGATGCACCCGAAGATGATGTAATGCGCTTATGGCAAGGACTTGGCTATTACAGTAGAGCTAGAAACCTTCATGCAACAGCAAAAAAGGTGGCTTATGAGCTAAATGGAGTATTTCCTCCTAATTATAAAGAACTACTTACATTAAAAGGAGTAGGAGAATATACTGCAGCAGCCATAGCTTCTATCGCTTATGATGAAGTAGTACCTGTAGTAGACGGCAATGTATTCAGAGTATTATCACGTGTATACGGTATCACTTCTGATATCTCTACCAATACTACTAAAAAAGAATTTCAAGCACTAGCAGCTACTCTAATTCCTCAGCACGACCCTGCAACCTTTAATCAAGCGATCATGGACTTCGGTGCGATACAATGCACTCCGAAGAGTCCTGACTGTCCATCATGCCCTTTTATTAAAGAGTGTGTAGCCTACCAGACTAATCAGGTGGCTGTACTCCCTATCAAACTAAGCAAGGTAAAGGTAAAAAAACGCTATTTAGACTTCATCATCTTCATTGATAAAGATGGTAATACTCATATAGAACAACGCACAGCTAAAGATATCTGGCAACAGCTATACCAATTTCCAGTATTCGACAGTTTCACTCATCATGTAGAAGACATAGACTCTGCACTGAGAGAGCGATACGACACCTTATATATAAAGGAGATAAAAGAACTGACGACTGACGCTATCATACACCAGCTATCACATCAGAAGTTACACATCAAGTTCTGGTGCGTACAAATAGAAGCAACACCTTCTGTACAAACACGTTGGGAGGATTTAAATAAATTTGGATTTCCGATTGTAATTCATAACTTTATTACATCCTTAGATTTAAAAACACTAATATCCTAA
- the rpmA gene encoding 50S ribosomal protein L27 — MAHKKGVGSSKNGRESESKRLGVKIYGGQAAIAGNIIVRQRGSKHNAGENVYMGKDHTLHAKVDGVVKFQKKKDNKSYVSILPFEA, encoded by the coding sequence ATGGCACACAAAAAAGGTGTAGGTAGTTCTAAGAATGGTAGAGAATCAGAATCGAAACGTTTAGGCGTTAAGATTTATGGTGGTCAAGCAGCTATCGCTGGAAATATCATCGTTAGACAAAGAGGTTCTAAGCACAATGCTGGTGAAAACGTTTACATGGGGAAAGATCATACTTTACATGCAAAAGTTGACGGTGTTGTTAAATTCCAAAAGAAAAAAGACAACAAGTCTTACGTTTCTATTTTACCATTTGAAGCTTAA
- the rplU gene encoding 50S ribosomal protein L21, giving the protein MYAIVEIAGQQFKVSKDQKVYVHRLATEEGSKVTFDKVLLVDDNNNITLGAPAIEGASVEAKVLQHLQGDKVIVFKKKRRKGYKKKNGHRQALTQIVIEGINAGGAKKKATKKETAEAAE; this is encoded by the coding sequence ATGTACGCAATCGTAGAGATAGCAGGGCAACAATTCAAAGTTAGCAAAGACCAAAAAGTGTATGTACACCGTTTAGCAACTGAAGAAGGATCAAAAGTTACTTTTGACAAAGTTCTTTTAGTTGATGACAACAACAACATCACTCTAGGCGCCCCAGCTATAGAAGGTGCTTCTGTGGAAGCTAAAGTTTTACAACACCTACAAGGTGACAAAGTAATCGTTTTCAAAAAGAAAAGAAGAAAAGGTTACAAAAAGAAAAACGGACACAGACAAGCTTTAACTCAAATTGTTATTGAGGGAATCAATGCAGGAGGAGCTAAAAAGAAAGCAACTAAAAAAGAAACTGCTGAAGCAGCTGAGTAA
- a CDS encoding transposase: MGREPKNKERYHLKFIEQIVQEIENGASQNSVIREYSLNKSTLNRWVKKYASPEYHATRKNKVYSESLKRQVVHSITEHHMTAQEACIMYGVESISTINNWLLVNYNKNIDICNAIVIPSLMEEKTSNTESLEIKALKKALSEAQFKIVALNTLIDVAEKSLDIDIRKKSGSKQLKK; this comes from the coding sequence ATGGGAAGAGAACCAAAAAACAAAGAGCGTTATCATTTAAAATTCATAGAACAAATAGTTCAAGAAATAGAGAATGGAGCAAGTCAAAATTCGGTAATTCGCGAGTATAGCCTAAATAAATCTACGCTAAATCGTTGGGTTAAGAAATATGCAAGTCCCGAGTATCATGCTACACGTAAGAATAAAGTTTATTCAGAAAGCCTTAAACGTCAAGTAGTTCATAGTATTACAGAACACCATATGACAGCACAAGAAGCCTGTATAATGTATGGTGTAGAAAGTATAAGTACAATAAATAACTGGTTGTTAGTTAATTATAATAAAAACATAGATATTTGTAATGCAATTGTTATTCCGTCACTTATGGAAGAAAAAACATCCAATACAGAATCTTTAGAAATTAAAGCTTTAAAAAAGGCTTTATCAGAGGCACAATTTAAGATAGTAGCTTTAAATACATTGATAGATGTAGCAGAGAAAAGTTTGGATATTGATATCAGAAAAAAGTCTGGTTCCAAGCAGTTGAAGAAGTAA
- a CDS encoding IS3 family transposase: MCQLFGKTRSAYYQSIDRYASQSIKDEIILQEVLNIRATLPRVGTRKLQHMLQERLGSHNISVGRDYLFDLLDSHKMLVRQRKRKAYTTDSRAWRGQYLDLYNGVKVTRPEQFWVSDITYIRLNNTWGYLSLITDAYSHKIMGYSFSLDLTTNGCLQALKMALKNRIYTEKLIHHSDRGCQYCSSVYTKILIENNISISTTQGGEPRDNAIAERVNGIIKGEFDLNYSSLGYQKTIDKIKNSIEAYNQIRPHDSCDRLTPNQAHLKTGILTKRWKNYYKTNKQKQQPVQ; encoded by the coding sequence ATATGTCAACTGTTTGGTAAAACTCGAAGTGCTTATTATCAGTCAATAGACAGATACGCAAGTCAATCTATTAAAGATGAGATTATTCTTCAAGAAGTTTTAAATATTAGAGCTACTCTACCAAGAGTAGGTACTCGAAAACTTCAACATATGTTACAAGAACGCTTAGGTTCGCACAATATAAGCGTAGGAAGAGATTATCTGTTTGATTTATTAGACAGTCATAAAATGTTGGTTAGGCAACGAAAGCGCAAAGCATATACAACAGACTCCAGAGCTTGGAGAGGACAGTATTTAGACTTGTATAATGGAGTAAAAGTTACTAGACCAGAACAATTTTGGGTAAGTGACATCACCTATATCAGGTTAAATAATACTTGGGGCTATTTAAGTTTAATCACAGATGCTTATTCTCATAAAATAATGGGCTATAGTTTTAGCTTAGATTTAACTACTAATGGATGCTTACAAGCCTTGAAAATGGCATTAAAGAACAGGATTTATACAGAGAAACTTATTCATCATTCAGATCGAGGATGTCAATACTGCAGTAGTGTTTATACTAAAATACTGATAGAAAACAACATATCTATTAGTACAACACAAGGTGGTGAACCAAGAGATAATGCAATAGCTGAGCGTGTAAATGGTATAATTAAAGGTGAATTTGATTTAAACTATTCAAGTTTAGGTTATCAAAAAACGATTGATAAAATTAAGAATAGTATAGAAGCTTATAACCAAATTAGACCTCATGATAGTTGTGATAGGTTAACTCCAAATCAAGCTCATTTAAAGACAGGTATTCTAACTAAGAGATGGAAGAATTATTACAAGACTAATAAACAAAAACAACAACCTGTACAGTAA
- the gldD gene encoding gliding motility lipoprotein GldD — MKFQYISTLLLSVVFFAACKEDTTPKPNAFLALDYPNQEYKTYQNENGFEFSQNQWSTIKETKKNSLEIHYPQMKATIFINYKPVENNLNLLLKDAQKLTYEHFVKADEIIEQPYINSDDRVYGMLYDVQGNAATNVQFYATDSVKNFIVASLYFYAKPNYDSILPATEYVKKDMRTLLETLKWTSKQEVNTPAIK; from the coding sequence ATGAAATTCCAATATATAAGCACTTTACTATTATCTGTAGTCTTCTTCGCTGCCTGCAAAGAGGATACTACTCCTAAGCCAAATGCTTTCTTAGCTCTAGACTATCCTAATCAGGAATACAAGACTTATCAAAACGAAAACGGTTTTGAGTTTAGTCAGAATCAATGGTCTACTATTAAAGAGACTAAAAAGAACTCGCTAGAGATACATTACCCACAGATGAAGGCCACCATCTTCATCAACTATAAGCCTGTAGAGAACAACTTAAATCTACTGCTAAAAGACGCACAGAAGCTTACTTATGAGCACTTCGTGAAGGCTGATGAGATTATAGAACAACCTTATATCAACTCTGATGACAGAGTATATGGTATGCTATATGATGTGCAGGGGAACGCTGCCACGAATGTACAGTTCTACGCTACAGACAGTGTAAAAAACTTTATCGTAGCCTCTCTATACTTCTATGCTAAACCAAACTATGACTCTATCTTACCCGCTACAGAATATGTAAAGAAAGATATGAGAACACTACTAGAGACACTTAAATGGACTAGTAAGCAGGAGGTAAACACACCTGCTATTAAATAG
- a CDS encoding single-stranded DNA-binding protein — translation MNGTLNKVTLIGHLGDNVKMHYFENGNCIGRFPIATNEVYVNKTSGEKYTSTEWHNLVVKNKAAEVCEKYLSKGDRIYVEGRIRTRQWQGEDGMNRQTVEIMVTEFMFLDTKKENDYRQKTSFEEEKKEAVDNFNIPKETNNDNLPF, via the coding sequence ATGAACGGCACCCTAAATAAAGTTACATTAATAGGTCACTTAGGTGATAACGTCAAGATGCATTACTTCGAAAATGGTAATTGTATAGGTCGTTTTCCGATTGCGACTAATGAAGTTTATGTCAATAAAACCTCTGGAGAAAAATATACTTCTACAGAATGGCATAATCTAGTAGTCAAAAACAAAGCTGCTGAAGTGTGTGAGAAATATCTATCTAAGGGAGATCGCATCTATGTAGAAGGGAGAATACGCACCCGTCAATGGCAAGGTGAAGACGGCATGAACAGACAGACAGTGGAGATTATGGTAACAGAATTTATGTTCTTAGATACCAAAAAAGAAAATGACTACAGACAAAAAACATCTTTTGAAGAAGAGAAAAAAGAGGCTGTAGATAATTTTAATATTCCTAAAGAGACTAATAATGACAATTTGCCGTTTTAA
- a CDS encoding AAA family ATPase, translating into MSSLYYIDRTKISLDDVMFNDNVKAEITQFLKEYKYRDILMKYNLPVSNKILLYGKTGCGKTMTAKAIAKHLDKKLIIVNLATIVSSKLGETAKNIESLFKEIQYESSVLFFDEFDSLGQIRDYDNKDNSEMKRVVNAILQLIDNLPQKSILMAATNQIHMIDEALVRRFELQLEYTAPNKEALDFYYDKLLKEYPEEYRTLTRIYDVSYAEAKNHVFKTVKDNIINSQLLLEADQNN; encoded by the coding sequence ATGAGTTCTTTATATTATATAGATCGCACTAAGATTTCTTTAGATGATGTCATGTTTAATGACAACGTAAAAGCTGAGATTACTCAATTTCTAAAAGAGTATAAATACCGTGATATACTGATGAAGTATAATCTTCCTGTTAGTAATAAGATATTGCTTTATGGTAAGACAGGATGTGGTAAGACCATGACAGCTAAGGCTATTGCTAAACATTTAGATAAGAAACTTATCATTGTTAATCTTGCTACTATTGTTTCTTCCAAGCTAGGAGAAACGGCTAAGAATATTGAGAGTTTATTTAAAGAAATTCAATACGAGAGTTCTGTGCTATTCTTTGATGAGTTTGATTCATTAGGTCAGATTAGGGATTATGACAATAAGGATAACAGTGAGATGAAACGTGTAGTGAATGCTATCTTACAGTTGATAGATAATCTACCACAGAAGTCTATTCTTATGGCAGCTACGAATCAGATACACATGATTGACGAAGCTTTAGTTAGACGCTTTGAGTTACAGTTAGAATATACCGCTCCGAATAAAGAAGCTCTTGACTTCTATTACGATAAGTTACTTAAGGAATATCCAGAAGAATACAGAACGTTAACGAGGATATATGACGTGTCTTATGCAGAGGCAAAGAATCATGTATTCAAAACAGTAAAAGATAATATTATAAATAGCCAATTATTATTAGAGGCTGATCAAAATAACTAG
- a CDS encoding heavy-metal-associated domain-containing protein, translating into MKIVKSIGFMMLGAILLVSCKNEEKTADASVSTASTEVAGNVEHTTFKIDGMTCEIGCAKLIEGKLAGLDGVKLAKVDFDTKTAEIDFDESKQSVESLVGTVEKIANGIYKVESVSATK; encoded by the coding sequence ATGAAAATAGTAAAGTCAATAGGCTTCATGATGTTAGGAGCTATATTATTAGTATCGTGTAAGAATGAAGAGAAGACAGCTGATGCGTCAGTATCTACTGCATCTACAGAAGTAGCTGGTAATGTGGAGCACACTACATTTAAGATCGACGGGATGACGTGTGAGATAGGATGTGCGAAGCTTATAGAAGGTAAGTTAGCAGGGTTAGACGGAGTGAAGTTAGCTAAAGTTGACTTTGATACTAAGACTGCAGAGATAGACTTTGATGAATCTAAGCAGAGTGTAGAGTCGTTAGTAGGTACTGTAGAGAAGATCGCTAATGGAATTTATAAGGTAGAGAGCGTTAGTGCTACTAAATAA
- a CDS encoding M16 family metallopeptidase, giving the protein MKKIYIYAASVVFALAALEVQAQDRKQPVAGPAPVVHVGQPTSFVLKNGMKVMVVQNTKLPRVSYTLSIDNPLIYDGDKAGVATILSEMLGNETKKMNKDQFLEEIDFLGARINFHTGGASANGLSKHNETILNLLADGVINSVLTQEEFDKAKAKAIEGVKSGENSVTNIAHRVEDAVLYGKNTPVGEFETEKTLSNVTFADVQAYFKKYYSPENAYLVVVGDIDYKKTEKSIKGLFEAWNKSNTQYKDVVYKGNVSATEINFVDMPNAVQSEIALVNEVELKMTDKDYFAVILANQILGGGGEGRLFLNLREAHGWTYGAYSSISTARKYPGKFRATAAVRNVVTDSAVTEFIKEIDLIRTTPVKEEELKLAKAKYVGNFVMEIQKPATVARYALNKELYKLPADFYENYIKNINAVTIADVQKAAQKYFLKDNMRIVIVGKGSDVLPGLEKLGYPIKYYTKEADEASKPADKKVLSKDVTVATVVDKYINAIGGAKKLSEVKSLMVISEAEVQGMKLESVTKLKEGYLLSEQKMMGNTVSKQVVNPQGAYIVAQGQKMEMKGEELKALQAEATPFPELKLKANSEASIAGVEVVNGKQAVGIKSGKVVTYYDLETGLKVSSVATQEQGGQVMNIVTTYEDYKEVKGIKMPFKNVMNVGIEIINKVSEVKINEGVTDADFK; this is encoded by the coding sequence ATGAAAAAAATATATATTTATGCTGCAAGTGTAGTGTTTGCTTTGGCAGCTTTAGAAGTACAAGCTCAAGATAGAAAACAGCCTGTAGCGGGGCCTGCGCCAGTAGTGCATGTAGGACAGCCTACTTCTTTTGTACTAAAGAATGGGATGAAGGTGATGGTTGTTCAGAATACGAAATTACCTAGAGTATCATATACATTGAGTATTGATAATCCGTTAATCTATGATGGGGATAAAGCTGGGGTAGCTACTATCTTATCAGAGATGTTAGGGAATGAGACTAAGAAGATGAATAAAGATCAGTTCTTAGAAGAAATAGACTTCTTAGGAGCTAGAATTAATTTCCATACAGGTGGTGCTTCAGCGAATGGATTGTCTAAACACAATGAGACTATTCTTAACTTATTAGCTGATGGAGTAATCAATTCTGTACTGACACAAGAAGAATTCGACAAGGCAAAAGCAAAAGCTATCGAAGGTGTGAAGTCTGGTGAGAACAGTGTGACTAATATCGCTCATAGAGTAGAAGATGCAGTATTATACGGAAAGAATACTCCAGTGGGAGAATTCGAAACGGAGAAGACATTAAGTAATGTAACTTTTGCTGATGTACAAGCATACTTTAAGAAGTATTACTCTCCTGAGAACGCATACTTAGTAGTGGTAGGAGATATTGATTATAAAAAGACAGAGAAATCTATCAAGGGACTTTTTGAGGCTTGGAATAAATCGAATACACAGTACAAAGATGTTGTTTATAAAGGGAACGTTAGTGCTACAGAGATTAACTTCGTAGATATGCCTAACGCTGTTCAGTCAGAAATAGCACTAGTGAATGAGGTGGAATTAAAAATGACTGACAAAGATTATTTTGCTGTTATTTTGGCTAACCAAATTCTTGGAGGTGGAGGAGAAGGTCGTCTTTTCTTAAACTTACGTGAGGCACATGGTTGGACGTATGGAGCGTATTCTTCTATAAGTACAGCTCGTAAGTATCCTGGTAAATTTAGAGCGACAGCTGCAGTGCGTAACGTAGTTACAGATAGCGCTGTAACAGAGTTTATAAAAGAGATAGACCTTATCCGTACGACTCCTGTTAAAGAAGAAGAACTGAAGTTAGCAAAAGCTAAATATGTAGGTAACTTCGTGATGGAAATCCAGAAACCTGCTACTGTAGCTAGGTATGCTCTTAATAAAGAGTTGTATAAGCTTCCAGCGGATTTTTATGAGAACTACATTAAGAATATCAATGCTGTAACGATAGCAGATGTACAGAAAGCTGCTCAGAAGTATTTCCTTAAGGATAATATGCGTATCGTTATCGTAGGTAAAGGTAGTGACGTATTACCAGGATTAGAGAAATTAGGTTATCCTATTAAGTACTATACTAAAGAGGCTGATGAAGCTAGTAAGCCAGCAGACAAAAAAGTATTGTCTAAAGATGTTACAGTTGCTACTGTTGTAGATAAGTACATTAACGCTATCGGTGGAGCGAAGAAATTATCTGAGGTGAAATCTCTTATGGTTATTAGCGAAGCTGAAGTACAAGGGATGAAGCTAGAGTCTGTTACTAAACTAAAAGAGGGGTATTTATTATCTGAACAAAAGATGATGGGAAATACTGTTTCTAAGCAAGTAGTGAATCCTCAAGGTGCATACATCGTAGCTCAAGGACAAAAAATGGAGATGAAAGGTGAAGAGTTAAAAGCATTACAGGCAGAAGCAACACCATTTCCAGAGTTAAAATTAAAGGCTAATAGTGAAGCTTCTATCGCTGGAGTAGAGGTAGTGAATGGTAAACAAGCTGTAGGTATCAAATCTGGAAAAGTAGTAACATACTATGATTTAGAGACTGGGCTTAAGGTATCATCTGTAGCTACACAAGAGCAAGGAGGACAAGTAATGAATATCGTAACTACATACGAAGATTATAAAGAAGTAAAAGGAATTAAAATGCCTTTTAAGAATGTAATGAATGTAGGAATAGAGATCATAAACAAAGTTTCTGAAGTTAAAATCAACGAAGGAGTGACTGATGCAGATTTTAAATAA